ACAGGACGACGATGCGACCCGCCTCCCGCTCCTGGCCGATGACGCTCAGGATCCTCTCCTGGCTGATCAGGTCGAGGCCCGTGATCGGCTCGTCGAGGAGCAGGAGGTCCGCCTCGCGTGCCAGGGCCTGGGCCACCAGGACGCGCTGACGCTGCCCGAAGGACAGGCGGTCCAGCGGTCTGTCCAGGAGTGTCCGGACGCCGAGGCGTCCGGCCGCAGCATCCACCGCGGCGTGGTCAGACGGTCCGAGACGGCGGGGCAGGAGGGTGGAGCGGAAGCGCGCCATGCGGAGGACCTCGCCGACGGTCAGGGGCATCCAGGTTCCAGCGTGGCGTTGCGCCACGAGCGCCACCGACGGCCGCTCGCCGACGATGAGGCCGGTGGTCGGTGCCCGTAGGCCGGCGAGGACCTCCAGCAGGGTGGTCTTGCCGGAACCGTTGGGGCCCACCAGCGCAGTGGCCGTTCCCGAGCGGAAGTCGACATCGATGCAGTCGAGAGCCCGTAGTCCTCCCCGCACCACGGTGACATTGCTCAGTCCGATCACGGGCTGGTCGCCCATCTGTCGCGGATCCATGATGAGAATCATTCTCGCTTCGTTCAGCCCGGTCGACAACCTGGCCACTAGGTCGGTAGAAATAGTCGCCCCACACCAAAGGTCCCTATGGCGGGGGCCTGGAGAGCACTGAGGTCCTGGCGACCGACGACACCGGAGCCGCCCTGGCGGCCGTGGGCCGTCGAGGACCGGCACTCACCAGAGGTCACCGGCGAGGCCGGCGGTTAGTGAGCCTCCCAGCTCCCGGGCGGCCAACAGGTGCTCGTCGGTGACGTCACCCCGCACGACCAGGGGCTCGAGCACCGGACGCCAGTCCAGGCCGGCGGCCAGCGGAACCACCGCAGCGACCGCACCGAGTCCGTCACCACCGGCCTTCACCAGCAGGCCGTAGGGGCGTCCCCGGGTGTACTCGAGGCACGGATAGTAGGTCCGGTCGAAGAAGTCCTTCATGGCGCCCGACATGTAGCCGAAGTTCTCCGGCGTGGCGAGCAGGTAGCCGTCGGCGGCCAGAACGTCGTCGACGCCGGCGTCGAGGGCCCCCATGACCCGCACGTCGACCGTCGACCCCAGCGTCTCGGCTATCACCGGGTCGGTGGCCCCGTCCACCATGGCGTCCACGAGCCTTCTGGTGCCGCCTGAGGCGGAATGCCAGACGATCAGCAGTCGGGGAGGATCAGCCACGGTGTCGTGACGGACCTGCAGAGAGGTCGGATGGCCACTCCATGCCGTCAGGATTCCATGCAACTAGAAGTGGTACGGGAAGTCCGAGTAGTCCTGCGGACGTTTCTCAAGGAACGCATCCCGGCCCTCCCGGGCCTCGTCGGTCCCGTAGGCCAGCCGGGTTGCCTCCCCGGCGAATACCTGTTGGCCGACCAGGCCGTCGTCGATCATGTTGAAGGCGAACTTGAGCATCCGCTGGGCGGTCGGGCTCTTGGCGTTGATTTCGGCAGCCCAGTCGAGGGCGACGGACTCCAGGTCCGCATGCTCGACCACCGCGTTGACCATGCCCATGGCATGGGCCTGCTCGGCCGAGTACTCCCGGCCGAGGAAGAAGACCTCCCTGGCGAACTTCTGACCCACCTGGCGGGCCAGGTAGGCCGACCCGAAGCCGCCGTCGAAGCTGCCAACGTCGGCGTCCGTCTGCTTGAACGCAGCGTGCTGCCGGCTGGCGAGCGTGAGGTCGGCGACCACGTGCAGGCTGTGCCCCCCTCCGGCCGCCCAACCCGGCACGACGGCTATGACCACCTTGGGCATGAAGCGGATCAGGCGCTGCACCTCGAGGATGTGCAGGCGTCCGGTCCGGGTCGGGTCCACCGACTCGGCAGTCTCGCCGTCGGCGTAGCGGTAGCCGTCGCGGCCGCGGATCCGTTGATCGCCACCGGAGCAGAAGGCCCAGCCCCCGTCGACAGGTGACGGCCCGTTCCCGGTCAACAGGACCGTCCCCACGTCGGGGGTCATCCTGGCGTGGTCCAGCACCCGGTACAGCTCATCGACGGTGTGGGGTCGGAAGGCGTTGCGGACCTCCGGCCGGTCCAAGGCAACCCGCACGGTGCCCTGGTCGATGGCCCGGTGGTAGGTGATGTCGGCCAGGTCGAAACCCGAGACCGGCGCCCACCGATCGGGGTCGAAGATCGCCGAGACCGAGGAGTCATCCATGAACCAGGAGCATACGGCCCGATACCCGACCGCTCAGAACCGGTGCCTACGATCAGCCAGGTGGTTGAGAACCGGCCCGACGTCCGTCGCGAGATCCTCATCGACGCGCCTCCTGAAGTCGTCTGGGAGGTGGTGGCCGCCCCGGAACGTCAGGCTGAATGGTTTCCGGGCATGGTCGGCTCGACGGTCGAGGGGAACGTCCGGACCATTGCGACTGCGGTCGGCGGCTTCTTCCTCGAGGAGATCCTGAGGATTGACCACCAGGCCCGATGCTTCGAATATCGCATCACGGGACCCATGCAGATCGACAACCATCGCGGCCGCATCACGGTGCTCGAGGCCCTGGAGGGCAGTCGGGTCGTCTACGAACAGGAGATCGACCCGAAGCCCCTGGTCTCCGTCCTCGACGGCGCCATCGTCGATGCGCTCGAGGGCCTCAGGGCACTGATCGAGGACGGCACCACCTCGCGGGGCTGGACACCACCGACCGATACGGGAGTTGCCTGATGGGACGCAGGATCCTCTTTGTCACCACGGACCAGCAGCGTTACGACGCCCTGGGGTGCAACGGCGGGGCGATCGCCCGGACGCCGACGGTCGACGGCCTCGCCGCCGATGGAGTGCGCTACGAGAGGGCCCACCCGCAGAACGTGGTCTGTATGCCGTCACGGGCCACGATGTTGACCGGGCAGCACGTCCGGAACCACGGCGTCTGGATGAACGGGGTGCCGCTCCCGGCGGACGCACCGACGGTGGCCGGGCTGTTGAACGATGCCGGCTACCGCACCGGGCTGTTCGGAAAGGCCCATTTCGAACCGTTCCTCGACCCGTTTCTGCGCTTTCCCGAGAACCGGATGGGGGTCACCGGAGCGACCGACGAGGATGGCCGGCCGCATCGCGGTTTTGAGCGGATGGAGTTCGCCGGCCATGGCTCGGCGGGCCTCTTCCATTTCGGCGGATGGCTCCGAGCCAACCACCCGGAACACATGGCGAGCTTCTTCCCGGCGCTGGACGCGACGCTCGAGGTGAGTAGCGGGCGGGGCGGTGACACGGACGCTCCCCAGGTCCGGTTCAACGACGTGCCCAGAGAGGCCTACCACACGGACTGGGTGGCGGATCGCGCCATTGCCTGGCTGGACAGCCTGGCTGCTGACGACGACTGGTTCTGCTGGCTGAGCTTTCCGGATCCCCACCATCCCTGGGATCCTCCGACATCTGAGCAGCATCGGGTCTCGTGGCGGGACCTCGACCTTCCGGACGGCTACCTGGAGGACCGCAGTGCGCGAGAGGCCGCCATCGACGCAAAGGGAGCCCACTGGCGTCGCTGGTATGACGGCTCCCTGGTCTCGAACTACGAGGCGCCGGCAAGCTGGGTGCCAGCGACCCTCACCCCGGACCAGGTCCGGGAGGTCAACGCCATGGCGCACATCGAGAACGAGCTCATCGACGAAGCGCTCGGGAAGGTCCTGGCGGCAGCAGCGGCCCGCGGTTGGGCCGACGACATCGACGTCGTCTTCACGACCGACCACGGCGAGTTCCAGGGAGACCACGGCTTCCTGTTCAAGGGCCCCTACCACGTGGACTCCCTGATGCGCCTGCCGCTGGTGTGGCGACCGGCGCCATCGGCCGGCATGGTTCCATCCGTCGTGGCGGATCCGGTTGGACTCGTGGACCTGGCGCCCACCTTCTGCCAGATCGCCGGACTCCCGGTACCGGACTGGATGGACGGCGAGCCGCTCCCGACCTCGCCCGCGGATGCCGCGGCACAGGGACGCCAACGGGCCCTGACCGAGTGGGACAGCGTGCATTCCGGCGGAGCGGAGGTCCACCTCCAGACCCTCACCAGGGACGGCATGGTCTGCACCCGCTACGAGCCAGGCACCTGCCATGACGGCACCGAGGGCGAGCTCTGGGACCTCGCCGAGGACCCCTTCCAGCGGGTCAACCTCTGGGGCGATCCGTCCCGGCTCCCTCTCCGGGACGACCTGCTGGCCGACCTGGACGACCACCTGCCGGCGCGACCAGGCGAGCGCCTGGCCGTACAGTCCCCGGTCTGAGGACCGCTCAGCCCCCGAGCAGCCCAGCCAGTACGTCCCGGGTGGCGGGCTGCACGCCCAGTGCCTCGTCCAGGCCCATCGCGACGAGGTCGTCGTAGTTCGACGCCAGGATTCCGGCCAGGGCGTCGGCCACCCAGGCATCGCACAGCTGGCTTCCGAATCCGGTGACCACGGCCATCCCGGTAGGACCCACGTCAAGCGTGGTGACCCGGAGGTCAGGGCGATGCCTACGCAGCAGCACGACCACCTTCCACACGTCGCCGCTCCAGACCATGCCGGTGCGTTGCCGCTCCGAGCTGGGCCCATCGATCGGTAGGACGTCGTGGACCAGCATCACGGTGCCGGGGTGTGCGATCCGTTCGATGGCCAGGACGTCTGCCAGGGCAACCTCGGCGTGGTGGAGCCCATCCACGAACGCCAGATCAACCTGACCGCCGAGCAGCGCGACCGGGTCGTGGTCCCGGAAGAACGCCTCCGACGTCGCCACCACGATCGACCAGTCGGGATGGTCGAGGCCGACCACGCGGGGAGCGGGATCCACGCCGAGGATCCTCGTGTGGGCTCCCACGCAGGCCAGGGAGTGGCCCTCGTTGACGCCGATCTCCAGGTACCGATCAACTCGGAGCATCCGATGGAGATCCACCAGGAGGTGGAAGTACGTCTCGTAGCGGCGTGCGTCGGATGGCTGCGCTTCACGTTGGTGAATCGCTTCCTGGCGTGTCCCTGTTGTGGTGCTCACCGGTCCCGCCTCCACCAGATACCCGTCCAGTCCACGGTCACGATCTCCTCACGGATCATGTGCCTGTCCCGGTAGTCGTGGACGGCGGCCCGACACGGCGCAAGAGCCCCGTAGTCGTCGACTATGACTATGCCACCAGGCGACAACTTCGGGTACAGAGCGTCCAGAGCCTCCCATGTCGACTGGTACAGGTCGCCGTCGAGGCGGAGCAGGGCCAGGCTCCTGATGGGGGCCGCGTGGAGCGTGTCGGCGAACCAGCCCTCCAGGAAGCGGACGCGGTCGTCGAGCAGCCCGTAGCGGGCGAAGTTGGCGGCCACCTCGTCCCGGGAGACGGCCAGCGCCTCGATGCCGGAGAGGTCCACGCCGCGGTCGGATGGATACGCCGCGGCGTCGGGAGATGGGAGGCCCCGGAAGGAGTCGGCCACCCAGACCGAGCGGTCGGCGTCCTCCCAGGCGGCCAGGGCGCCGCGCATGAGTATGGTCGCGCCGCCCCGCCAGACGCCCGTCTCCACGAGGTCCCCGGGCACGTCGTCGTCCAGCACCGTGGTCAGGCAGTCGATGAGGTTGTCCAGGCGGCGCCTGCCGATCATCGTCTCGGCAGTGGCCGGCCAGTCCAGGCCCTCGTGTCGATCCGCCGGGTCCACGTCCGGCTCGTACTCCCCGAAGAGATCTCGGGAGAGGCAGCCAGCCAGGAGGTCGAGGTAGCGGCGACGGAGGTCGGTCACCATGGGCCTTCGACGACGGCCCGGCGACGGAGGTCGGTCGACATCGGCTTAGGAGGCCGGCCCGTCGACGGCCTCCATCGCCCCGGCGGCGATGAGCTCCTCGACGAGATCCGGGTCCATTCCGAGGTCCTCCACGCAGAAGCGGCGCGTGTGTTCCCCGATGAACGGAGCCGGCCCGACGACCGGCCCGGCCATGCCGCTACCGGTGATGCATGCCCCCTCCAGAACGACTGCCCCCAGTCCGGGCTGGTCGAGCCGCACGAGGAACCCGCGCTCCTCCAGGTGAGGGTCCTCCAACTGGTCAACCGTGTCCATGAGCCGTCCGGCGGGCACCATGGTCGCCTGGCAGCGGTCCTGAACGTCCAGCGGCGTCATGGTGGCGGTCCACGACGAGACGCCGGCATTCACCCTGTCACGGGCGGCCAGTCGGCCGGCCGTCGAGTCCAGATCGGTGCCGCCTGCCCAGGCTGGATTCTCCATGGCGCGGCGAAGGTTCATCCAGTCCACGTCGTCCCGGACGCAGACCACGCACCACTGCTCGTCGCCGGCACAGGGGAACACTCCCCAGGGGGCGCCCATGGGAGAGTCGTTGCCCTCCGGTCGGGCCGATCCGGGCGTGAGGGACTCGCTCAGGAACAGGTCTCCTAGGGTTCCCATGAGGGCCTCGACCTGGGCGACCTCGACGTGGGCACCGCTGCCGCCCCGGTTCCGCCCGATCACGGCGGCCAGTGCCCCCAGGGCACAGATCCGACCTGCCAGGTGGTCCGGGTGGATGGCGTTGCTGCCGGGCGGTCCGTCACCGTCGTCGAACGCCCAGAGCCAGCTCAACCCGCCCACGGTCTGGATGGTCGGCCCGTAGCCGGTCCAGTCGGCAAGTGGGCCCCGAGAGCCCATCAGCTGGCTGCTCACCATCACCAGTCGAGGATTCATGGCGTGGACGTCCTCCCAGCCGAGGCCCAGCTCATCCATGGTGCCGGTGGAGTTGTTCTCCACGATCACGTCGGCCCACCCCACCAGGCGGTCCAGGACCTCGGCGGCGTCCGGGTGCTTCAGATCCAGGCCGAGGCAGCGCTTCGTCCGACTGGAGGAGGCGAAGGAGGGTGTCATCTCGCTGCCGAGGAAGATCCTGATGAAGTCCGGGTAGGCGTGGCTCTCCACCTTCACGACGTCGGCGCCGTACTCGGCCAGCATCCGCCCGCACTCGACGCCGACGCCCCCGTGACCGAAGTCTGCGACCCGAAGGCCACGCAGTGGCATGTCGGGTGGCCCGCCCGGTCGTCCGTCGACCTGGAATCGTGGCCCGGCGAAGAACGTCCCGTGTTCTCCGACCTCCGGGGCCCGGAAGCGGTAGCCGACCCGCTCTCCGTCGACCTCCCACAAGCCTGCCATGACGGAGGCCTCCGTCCCGCGGGCCACCTCGGCATGGACGAACGAGCCCCGGGCGTCGAAGTGCTCCTCGGCCAGGATGTCGCCCGGTGACAGCATCGGCGTGGCCACGATGCCCCTGGCCTGGGCCTCCCGGCAGCCGTCGAGCATCTCGATGGTGGCCCAGTGCTCCTCGAACATGGGGTTCAGGATGTCGAGGTTGGTGAGGCGGTTGAAGAAGCTCTCCCAGTACTCGTCGGCGAACGCCTCGGGCGAGCCCATCCATTCCCACAGGGCACGCCACTGTCCGGGGGCCATGACCACCTGCCGGACGTGGCCATCTGCGCACGGAATGGTCGGGTACATGGGGCTGTCACCTGAGCGGAGCACCTGCGGCACCGAGCCTCGTGCGAGGCTGTGGCTGGAGTTGGGAAGCCCCCACGTGTTCAGTTGGGCCACGGCCTCCAGTGCAGAGACGTCCAGGTGCTGGCCGCCGCCGCCCCGGCTCGCCTGGATGAGGCCGAGGATGACGGCGTAGGCACCCATGACGCCGAGGACGTCAGAGGCCAGGCTGCCCGGTGGCAGCAGCGGCGGCTTTTCCGGGATGCCGGACAGCGCCAGCCACCCTGACATCGCAACCACCACGTCGTCGGTGGCGACCAGGTCCCGATCCGGTCCCGTCTGTCCGAAGTCGGTCAGTGAGGCCACGACGAGTTCGGGGTTCAGGTCCAGGAGGACAGTGGGCCCGATCCCGAGGTCGGCCAGCGCGCCGGGCTGGAAGGATTCGACCAGCACGTCGGCCTCGGCCACCAGCGCCAGGAGGCTGGTACGGCCCTCGGGAGTTCCCAGATCCAGGACCGTGCTCCGCTTGTTGGTGTTCCGGTAGGCGAAGTGGAGCGACCTGCCGTCGGGTCCGTAGGGCGGAAGGCGACGGCTACGGACCCCACCCGGGGGCTCGACCCGTAGTACGTCGGCGCCGAGGTCTCCGAGGAGCCGCGCACAGAGGTCCCCCCGTGCGTCGGTCAGGTCCAGGACCCGGAGGTCCTCCAACGGTCGGTCGGTGGTCGGCATCGGCCCTCGGCAAATGGCAGCGGGTTCTGTCGAGGGTCTACCACCCGGTTGCGGGCAGGGCGTCACCACGGGTACGGCGCCGACCCGGGGGCACAGGTACCCTGCGCAGGCCCGCGATGGGGCGACCCTTCCGTGATGAACCGACCTGCCACCTCCCTCCGCCGAACCATGGCCGTCGCCTGCCTGCTGGTCGTGGGGATGGCCGTACCGGCCGGAGCGGTGAAGGAGACCGAGTCGATCAGGGAGGCTCGGGACAGGCGAGAGGCCGCCCGGAACGAGGCCGCTTCGGCCGCCGAGGCACTCCACCTCGTGACCGCCGAGGACGACCAGGTCTCCGACGCCCTCCATGCCCTGGACGACGCCGTGGCACTCCAGCAGGCCAGGATCCTGGCGGCCCGTCAGGCAATCGAGGCAGCCGAGTCCGAGGCCACGCTCCGCTGGGTCCAGGCCGACCAGGCTGCGGCTGAGGTGGGTGACCTCCGACGGCGCATCCAGGAGCTCGCAATCGACGTCTACATCTCGCGGATGCGGCCGGGAAGCTTCCTGGAGTCACAGAACCTGACCGAGGGGGTCCGTCGGTCGGCGATCCTGAATGCCGTGACGGGTGATCGGGGCGATCTGGTGGACCGGCTGCGGGCGCTCGAGTCGGACCTGGAGGACATCGCACGCTCGGCTGACGATGCCATCCGGGAGGCCGAGGTGCGCCAGCGGGAGCTGGAGTCGTCGATCCTCGTCCTGGACAGACGGATCGCCGCCAAGGAGAACGTCAAGGAGGAGCTCGACGACCGGATTCGGGCCTACGAGGCAGAGATCCGCCAGTTCGAACGAGACCAGTACGTGATGGCGATCCTGATCGATAACCTGATCGCTGAGGAACTCCGCAAGTCGGCACCCGACCTGACGAAGGAATCGGGCCAGGGGTTCATCATGCCCATGGAGGGCCGGCTCGGATCGGGGTTCGGGTCCCGGAAGCACCCGATCTTCGGGACGATGCGCCAGCACAACGGGGTCGACATCGGTTGCGTCCGGGGACAGCCGATCTGGGCAGCCAAGGCCGGCAAGGTCCTCTTCGCCGGCTGGAGGAACGGCTACGGAAACGTGGTCCTGATCGAGCACGAGGGCCCGGTGATCACCCTGTACGCCCACCAGGAGGAGGTCAGCGTGTCGAATAACTACATGATCGACAAGGGCGAAGTGCTCGGCAGGTGCGGCTCCACCGGATGGGCGACCGGGCCGCACCTCCACTTCGAGGTCCGCACCGGCGGCGAGGCCAAGGACCCCCTCATCGTCCTACCTGGCTGAGCAACCGCCCGGAACGGCCGAAGGGGCCCCGAAGGGCCCCTGGCGAACCGGTTCGGACGGGTCGGTCAGCCGACGAACGCCGAGGCGAACACCAACGACACGATCGTCATCACCTTGATGAGGATGTTCATCGCCGGCCCGGAGGTGTCCTTGAAGGGGTCGCCCACTGTGTCGCCGACAACGGCCGCCTTGTGGCAGTCGGAGCCCTTGCCGCCATGGTGTCCGGCCTCGATGTACTTCTTGGCGTTGTCCCAGGCGCCACCGGCATTGGCCATGAAGATGGCTAGGCAGAAGCCGGTCACCAGGGCGCCTGCCAGGAAGCCACCCAGCACGTCGATGCTGATGAACCCCAGGACGAGCGGAATTACCACCGCCAGGGAGCCCGGTACCACCATCTCCTTGAGCGAGGCGGTGGTGGAGATGGCCACGCAGCGGGCCGAATCGGGGTGCACGCCGTCGAGGCCCTCGCGCAGGCCGGGGATCTCCCGGAACTGGCGGCGGACCTCCTCGATCATCTCCTGGGCGGCCCGACCCACGGCGTCGATGGTGAGAGCTGCGAACAGGAACGGCAGCATGGCGCCGAGGAAGAGGCCGATGAAGACCTCCACCTCGCCGACGTTCAGGGACAGCGAGCCGCCGGCCTGGATGACCGCGAACTCGAAGCTCTTGAACAGGGCCAGGGCCGTCAGGGCGGCGGATCCGACGGCGAAGCCCTTGGCGACGGCGGCGGTGGTGTTGCCGAGCGAGTCCAGGGCATCGGTGACCTCGCGGACGCTCGGGTCCAGCTCGGCCATCTCGGCGATGCCGCCGGCGTTGTCG
The window above is part of the Acidimicrobiales bacterium genome. Proteins encoded here:
- a CDS encoding metal ABC transporter ATP-binding protein; the protein is MDPRQMGDQPVIGLSNVTVVRGGLRALDCIDVDFRSGTATALVGPNGSGKTTLLEVLAGLRAPTTGLIVGERPSVALVAQRHAGTWMPLTVGEVLRMARFRSTLLPRRLGPSDHAAVDAAAGRLGVRTLLDRPLDRLSFGQRQRVLVAQALAREADLLLLDEPITGLDLISQERILSVIGQEREAGRIVVLSTHHLDEARHCDQVLVLDGRLVAAGTPDEVLTPDVLRQAYGERVLDDHARGLVLVDDHGHGHEYA
- a CDS encoding NAD(P)H-dependent oxidoreductase; its protein translation is MADPPRLLIVWHSASGGTRRLVDAMVDGATDPVIAETLGSTVDVRVMGALDAGVDDVLAADGYLLATPENFGYMSGAMKDFFDRTYYPCLEYTRGRPYGLLVKAGGDGLGAVAAVVPLAAGLDWRPVLEPLVVRGDVTDEHLLAARELGGSLTAGLAGDLW
- a CDS encoding 1,4-dihydroxy-2-naphthoyl-CoA synthase, with product MDDSSVSAIFDPDRWAPVSGFDLADITYHRAIDQGTVRVALDRPEVRNAFRPHTVDELYRVLDHARMTPDVGTVLLTGNGPSPVDGGWAFCSGGDQRIRGRDGYRYADGETAESVDPTRTGRLHILEVQRLIRFMPKVVIAVVPGWAAGGGHSLHVVADLTLASRQHAAFKQTDADVGSFDGGFGSAYLARQVGQKFAREVFFLGREYSAEQAHAMGMVNAVVEHADLESVALDWAAEINAKSPTAQRMLKFAFNMIDDGLVGQQVFAGEATRLAYGTDEAREGRDAFLEKRPQDYSDFPYHF
- a CDS encoding SRPBCC family protein is translated as MVENRPDVRREILIDAPPEVVWEVVAAPERQAEWFPGMVGSTVEGNVRTIATAVGGFFLEEILRIDHQARCFEYRITGPMQIDNHRGRITVLEALEGSRVVYEQEIDPKPLVSVLDGAIVDALEGLRALIEDGTTSRGWTPPTDTGVA
- a CDS encoding sulfatase-like hydrolase/transferase, producing MGRRILFVTTDQQRYDALGCNGGAIARTPTVDGLAADGVRYERAHPQNVVCMPSRATMLTGQHVRNHGVWMNGVPLPADAPTVAGLLNDAGYRTGLFGKAHFEPFLDPFLRFPENRMGVTGATDEDGRPHRGFERMEFAGHGSAGLFHFGGWLRANHPEHMASFFPALDATLEVSSGRGGDTDAPQVRFNDVPREAYHTDWVADRAIAWLDSLAADDDWFCWLSFPDPHHPWDPPTSEQHRVSWRDLDLPDGYLEDRSAREAAIDAKGAHWRRWYDGSLVSNYEAPASWVPATLTPDQVREVNAMAHIENELIDEALGKVLAAAAARGWADDIDVVFTTDHGEFQGDHGFLFKGPYHVDSLMRLPLVWRPAPSAGMVPSVVADPVGLVDLAPTFCQIAGLPVPDWMDGEPLPTSPADAAAQGRQRALTEWDSVHSGGAEVHLQTLTRDGMVCTRYEPGTCHDGTEGELWDLAEDPFQRVNLWGDPSRLPLRDDLLADLDDHLPARPGERLAVQSPV
- a CDS encoding class I SAM-dependent methyltransferase; amino-acid sequence: MSTTTGTRQEAIHQREAQPSDARRYETYFHLLVDLHRMLRVDRYLEIGVNEGHSLACVGAHTRILGVDPAPRVVGLDHPDWSIVVATSEAFFRDHDPVALLGGQVDLAFVDGLHHAEVALADVLAIERIAHPGTVMLVHDVLPIDGPSSERQRTGMVWSGDVWKVVVLLRRHRPDLRVTTLDVGPTGMAVVTGFGSQLCDAWVADALAGILASNYDDLVAMGLDEALGVQPATRDVLAGLLGG
- a CDS encoding TylF/MycF family methyltransferase; protein product: MTDLRRRYLDLLAGCLSRDLFGEYEPDVDPADRHEGLDWPATAETMIGRRRLDNLIDCLTTVLDDDVPGDLVETGVWRGGATILMRGALAAWEDADRSVWVADSFRGLPSPDAAAYPSDRGVDLSGIEALAVSRDEVAANFARYGLLDDRVRFLEGWFADTLHAAPIRSLALLRLDGDLYQSTWEALDALYPKLSPGGIVIVDDYGALAPCRAAVHDYRDRHMIREEIVTVDWTGIWWRRDR
- a CDS encoding CoA transferase translates to MPTTDRPLEDLRVLDLTDARGDLCARLLGDLGADVLRVEPPGGVRSRRLPPYGPDGRSLHFAYRNTNKRSTVLDLGTPEGRTSLLALVAEADVLVESFQPGALADLGIGPTVLLDLNPELVVASLTDFGQTGPDRDLVATDDVVVAMSGWLALSGIPEKPPLLPPGSLASDVLGVMGAYAVILGLIQASRGGGGQHLDVSALEAVAQLNTWGLPNSSHSLARGSVPQVLRSGDSPMYPTIPCADGHVRQVVMAPGQWRALWEWMGSPEAFADEYWESFFNRLTNLDILNPMFEEHWATIEMLDGCREAQARGIVATPMLSPGDILAEEHFDARGSFVHAEVARGTEASVMAGLWEVDGERVGYRFRAPEVGEHGTFFAGPRFQVDGRPGGPPDMPLRGLRVADFGHGGVGVECGRMLAEYGADVVKVESHAYPDFIRIFLGSEMTPSFASSSRTKRCLGLDLKHPDAAEVLDRLVGWADVIVENNSTGTMDELGLGWEDVHAMNPRLVMVSSQLMGSRGPLADWTGYGPTIQTVGGLSWLWAFDDGDGPPGSNAIHPDHLAGRICALGALAAVIGRNRGGSGAHVEVAQVEALMGTLGDLFLSESLTPGSARPEGNDSPMGAPWGVFPCAGDEQWCVVCVRDDVDWMNLRRAMENPAWAGGTDLDSTAGRLAARDRVNAGVSSWTATMTPLDVQDRCQATMVPAGRLMDTVDQLEDPHLEERGFLVRLDQPGLGAVVLEGACITGSGMAGPVVGPAPFIGEHTRRFCVEDLGMDPDLVEELIAAGAMEAVDGPAS
- a CDS encoding peptidoglycan DD-metalloendopeptidase family protein — its product is MNRPATSLRRTMAVACLLVVGMAVPAGAVKETESIREARDRREAARNEAASAAEALHLVTAEDDQVSDALHALDDAVALQQARILAARQAIEAAESEATLRWVQADQAAAEVGDLRRRIQELAIDVYISRMRPGSFLESQNLTEGVRRSAILNAVTGDRGDLVDRLRALESDLEDIARSADDAIREAEVRQRELESSILVLDRRIAAKENVKEELDDRIRAYEAEIRQFERDQYVMAILIDNLIAEELRKSAPDLTKESGQGFIMPMEGRLGSGFGSRKHPIFGTMRQHNGVDIGCVRGQPIWAAKAGKVLFAGWRNGYGNVVLIEHEGPVITLYAHQEEVSVSNNYMIDKGEVLGRCGSTGWATGPHLHFEVRTGGEAKDPLIVLPG